In Arthrobacter sp. B3I9, the following are encoded in one genomic region:
- a CDS encoding 1,4-alpha-glucan branching enzyme — MTRPTLPPALSGLLGEWLPRQRWFPVKTAEFSFEPVGALNLAAPARVGAEFEVWLLAVTYPTADGNRTDVVQVPLSFRQAPLPAAESALLGETDQAGATHGDASGRAVTADDGASGAVSGQRWIYDGVHDPGFVVAWLDLMRSGEASPAGNAVGHLVESDYRLPLATGSVKVLSGEQSNTSVIVHDGESAAILKFFRVLSEGQNPEVEIGAALTAGRTAEVPATLGWVTGEWEAPAEDPQGGTRSARGELAVAHEFLAGGLDAWRLAVGAASQGRDFSAEAHALGAATAMVHRRLAEFLGVASEAVPGGVIAPGVAQRVRQSWAQAAGAVGSYDGALDELLQRLDGCNAGPLQRIHGDLHLGQILQVPGAAGGAPRWAILDFEGEPLRPISERSFPDVPLRDVVGMLRSFDYAAGAAVRESADAAVPADWVDDCAEAFLAGYAEVVPGSIDRDSPLFVALWLDKALYEVIYELRNRPDWLSIPVNASRRLLGSTGSGVPAEVEAEGITMTAARIDRPGAPLPVDSDTLARVAAGEHHAPHSVLGAHLDDHGHVTIRTVKHMAESVSVITAAGTFPMDHESGGVWVAVLEPLERGHVPDYRLEVTYEGEGPLTVDDPYRYLPTVGEVDLHLIGEGRHERLWDVLGAHVQHYKSSLGDVDGVSFAVWAPNGQAVRVKGDFNGWDGREQSMRSLGSSGVWELFIPGVLAGACYKFEIRTRHGYWVEKADPLAFGTEVPPLTASRVVEPSYAFRDDEWMKARAARDPHNAPMSVYEVHLGSWRLGLGYRELAKELVDYVKELGFTHVEFMPVAEHPFGGSWGYQVTSYFAPTSRFGHPDEFRHLVDELHQAGIGVLLDWVPAHFPKDEWALARFDGETLYEHGDPNLGEHPDWGTLIFDFGRREVRNFLVSNALYWLDEFHIDGLRVDAVASMLYLDYSREEGQWRPNRFGGRENLEAMSFLQEVNATVYKTHPGAVMIAEESTAFPGVTAPTSQGGLGFGLKWNMGWMHDSLKYMAEDPYNRRWHHGTITFSMVYAFTENFLLPISHDEVVHGKGSMLRKMPGDRWQQLANLRAFLGYQWAHPGKQLIFMGTEFGQEAEWSEQHGLDWYLAEIPAHRGVQLLTRDLNQLYSSTPALFELDNDPAGFEWIDGGDANRNVLTFIRRDKAGNPVVCAFNFSGSPHLDYVLGVPAEGEWQEVLNTDAASYGGSGVQNEGTLTATAADTHGQPASLTVTLPPLGATYFKPKA, encoded by the coding sequence ATGACCCGGCCTACTTTGCCCCCTGCCCTCAGCGGACTGCTCGGTGAGTGGCTTCCCCGCCAGCGCTGGTTTCCCGTCAAGACGGCGGAGTTCAGCTTCGAACCGGTCGGCGCGCTGAACCTGGCGGCTCCCGCCCGCGTCGGCGCCGAGTTCGAGGTCTGGCTGCTCGCGGTGACCTATCCGACGGCGGATGGAAACCGGACCGACGTCGTGCAGGTACCGCTTAGCTTCCGCCAGGCCCCGCTGCCCGCGGCTGAGTCCGCGCTGTTGGGGGAGACGGACCAGGCGGGCGCCACGCACGGTGACGCATCAGGGCGGGCGGTTACCGCTGATGACGGCGCTTCCGGCGCCGTCTCCGGGCAACGCTGGATCTACGACGGCGTCCATGACCCGGGGTTTGTCGTCGCGTGGCTGGATCTCATGCGGAGCGGCGAGGCCAGCCCGGCGGGCAACGCCGTCGGGCACCTCGTGGAGTCGGACTACCGTCTGCCCCTCGCCACCGGCTCGGTGAAGGTGCTCTCAGGCGAGCAATCCAACACTTCGGTGATCGTCCACGACGGCGAATCGGCCGCGATCCTCAAGTTCTTCCGGGTCCTGTCCGAGGGCCAGAACCCGGAAGTCGAAATCGGGGCCGCCCTCACCGCCGGCCGCACGGCGGAGGTTCCCGCCACCCTGGGCTGGGTCACCGGAGAATGGGAAGCGCCTGCGGAGGACCCGCAGGGCGGGACCCGATCGGCGCGCGGCGAGCTGGCCGTGGCGCACGAGTTCCTCGCCGGCGGGCTGGATGCCTGGCGGCTGGCCGTCGGTGCGGCAAGCCAGGGACGGGACTTCTCCGCAGAGGCACACGCCCTCGGTGCCGCCACCGCCATGGTGCACCGCAGGCTGGCCGAGTTCCTCGGAGTTGCCTCTGAAGCTGTTCCGGGCGGTGTCATCGCGCCCGGCGTGGCCCAGCGTGTCCGCCAGTCCTGGGCGCAGGCCGCCGGCGCGGTCGGCAGCTACGACGGTGCCCTCGATGAGCTTCTGCAGCGCCTCGACGGCTGCAACGCCGGCCCGCTGCAGCGGATCCACGGGGACCTCCACCTCGGGCAGATCCTCCAGGTGCCCGGCGCGGCCGGCGGAGCTCCCCGATGGGCCATCCTCGACTTCGAGGGCGAGCCGCTGCGGCCGATTTCGGAACGCAGCTTTCCCGACGTGCCGCTGCGCGACGTCGTCGGGATGCTCCGCTCCTTCGATTACGCGGCCGGTGCCGCCGTCCGTGAATCCGCCGACGCCGCCGTTCCGGCGGATTGGGTGGACGACTGCGCCGAGGCTTTCCTGGCCGGTTACGCGGAAGTGGTGCCGGGAAGCATCGACCGCGATTCGCCCCTGTTCGTAGCCCTCTGGCTCGACAAGGCCCTCTATGAAGTCATCTATGAATTACGGAACAGGCCGGACTGGCTTTCCATTCCGGTCAACGCATCACGACGTCTCCTTGGCAGTACAGGCTCCGGCGTTCCCGCCGAAGTCGAAGCGGAAGGTATCACAATGACAGCAGCACGGATCGATCGGCCCGGAGCTCCGCTCCCCGTAGACTCGGACACCCTCGCAAGGGTCGCGGCGGGCGAACACCACGCCCCGCACTCCGTCCTCGGCGCGCACCTCGATGACCACGGGCACGTCACCATACGGACCGTGAAGCATATGGCGGAGTCCGTTTCCGTTATCACGGCAGCCGGCACGTTCCCCATGGACCACGAGTCCGGCGGCGTCTGGGTGGCCGTGCTGGAACCGCTGGAGCGCGGGCATGTGCCGGACTACCGCCTCGAGGTGACCTATGAGGGCGAAGGGCCACTGACCGTGGACGACCCCTACCGGTATCTGCCCACGGTCGGGGAAGTGGACCTTCACCTGATCGGTGAGGGCCGGCACGAACGGCTCTGGGACGTGCTCGGGGCGCACGTCCAGCACTACAAGTCCTCCCTCGGCGACGTGGACGGCGTCTCCTTCGCTGTGTGGGCACCGAACGGGCAGGCCGTCCGGGTGAAGGGTGACTTCAACGGCTGGGACGGACGGGAGCAGTCCATGCGCTCCCTGGGCTCCTCCGGAGTCTGGGAACTCTTCATCCCCGGCGTTTTGGCAGGGGCGTGCTACAAGTTCGAAATCCGGACGCGGCACGGTTACTGGGTGGAGAAGGCGGATCCGCTGGCCTTCGGTACCGAGGTACCTCCGCTGACGGCATCCCGCGTGGTCGAACCGTCGTATGCCTTCAGGGACGACGAGTGGATGAAGGCCCGGGCCGCCCGGGATCCGCACAACGCGCCCATGAGCGTCTACGAGGTCCACCTCGGCTCCTGGCGGCTGGGCCTTGGCTACCGGGAGCTCGCCAAAGAGCTCGTCGACTACGTCAAGGAACTCGGGTTCACCCACGTTGAATTCATGCCCGTGGCCGAGCACCCCTTCGGCGGGTCATGGGGCTACCAGGTCACGTCTTACTTTGCCCCGACCTCCCGCTTCGGCCACCCGGACGAGTTCCGGCACCTCGTGGATGAACTGCACCAGGCCGGCATCGGCGTCCTGCTCGACTGGGTGCCGGCGCACTTCCCGAAAGACGAGTGGGCGCTGGCCCGCTTCGACGGCGAGACCCTCTACGAGCACGGGGATCCGAACCTGGGAGAGCACCCGGACTGGGGCACCCTGATCTTCGACTTCGGCCGGCGCGAGGTCCGCAACTTCCTCGTGTCGAATGCGCTCTACTGGCTGGATGAATTCCACATCGATGGCCTGCGCGTGGACGCCGTCGCTTCCATGCTTTACCTGGACTACTCCCGCGAGGAAGGCCAGTGGCGGCCGAACCGTTTCGGCGGACGGGAGAACCTCGAGGCGATGTCCTTCCTGCAGGAGGTCAATGCCACGGTCTACAAGACGCATCCGGGCGCGGTCATGATTGCCGAAGAGTCAACGGCGTTCCCGGGTGTCACAGCCCCCACCAGCCAGGGCGGACTCGGCTTCGGCCTCAAATGGAACATGGGCTGGATGCACGACTCGCTCAAGTACATGGCCGAGGATCCGTACAACCGCAGGTGGCACCACGGCACCATCACCTTCTCCATGGTCTACGCCTTCACGGAGAACTTCCTGCTGCCCATCAGCCACGACGAAGTCGTGCACGGCAAGGGGTCCATGCTCCGCAAGATGCCCGGGGACCGCTGGCAGCAGCTGGCCAACCTGCGCGCCTTCCTGGGCTACCAGTGGGCGCACCCGGGCAAGCAGCTGATCTTCATGGGAACCGAGTTCGGCCAGGAAGCGGAATGGTCCGAACAGCACGGCCTTGACTGGTACCTGGCGGAAATCCCGGCCCACCGCGGCGTGCAGCTCCTGACCAGGGACCTGAACCAGCTGTACAGCTCCACTCCCGCACTGTTCGAGCTCGACAACGATCCCGCGGGCTTCGAGTGGATCGACGGAGGTGACGCCAACCGCAACGTGCTGACCTTCATCCGCCGCGACAAGGCCGGCAACCCGGTGGTTTGCGCATTCAACTTCTCGGGCAGCCCGCACCTGGACTATGTCCTGGGAGTGCCCGCGGAAGGTGAGTGGCAGGAAGTGCTCAACACTGACGCCGCCAGCTACGGCGGCTCCGGCGTCCAGAACGAGGGAACGCTGACAGCTACGGCCGCCGATACACACGGCCAGCCGGCTTCCCTTACCGTCACGCTTCCCCCGCTGGGGGCAACGTACTTCAAGCCCAAGGCCTAG